The following coding sequences are from one Rhinoraja longicauda isolate Sanriku21f chromosome 35, sRhiLon1.1, whole genome shotgun sequence window:
- the LOC144610056 gene encoding uncharacterized protein LOC144610056, with the protein MPTKTDCSPVPFISDQGQYSPLSEDDSSSFGSTSTVLSPDGVPTLRLGSGDDAGSLRARKSGQGAPETRKKKARSRSRVKSEVTATKQRKNRRTKANDRERNRMHNLNDALDSLRGVLPTFPDDAKLTKIETLRFAHNYIWALTEALRMAEQGRPAYMASGRGHSFELASSPPSPSSSDWDCSHSAESRSPQSSADEMFLSAQQERTHALHSPPYAGFV; encoded by the coding sequence aTGCCCACGAAAACCGACTGCTCGCCTGTGCCCTTCATCAGCGACCAGGGACAATATTCTCCCCTCTCCGAGGACGACAGCAGCTCCTTCGGTTCCACCAGCACCGTCCTGTCTCCGGACGGAGTTCCGACCCTTCGCCTGGGCTCCGGAGACGACGCTGGGAGTTTGCGCGCTCGTAAGTCCGGCCAGGGCGCCCCGGAGACCAGAAAGAAGAAAGCGAGGAGCCGCTCCAGGGTGAAAAGCGAAGTCACTGCGACCAAGCAGCGGAAGAACCGGCGCACGAAAGCGAACGACCGGGAGCGCAACCGCATGCACAATCTGAACGACGCGCTGGACTCTCTGAGGGGCGTCTTGCCCACCTTCCCGGACGATGCGAAGTTGACCAAAATCGAAACGCTCCGTTTCGCTCACAATTACATCTGGGCGCTGACCGAGGCGCTGCGGATGGCGGAGCAAGGACGCCCAGCCTACATGGCCAGCGGCCGGGGCCACTCCTTCGAGCTCGCCAGCTCCCCGCCCTCGCCATCCTCCTCCGACTGGGACTGCTCGCATTCCGCAGAGTCCCGGAGCCCCCAGAGCTCCGCCGACGAGATGTTCCTGTCGGCACAACAGGAGCGGACCCACGCCCTGCACAGCCCGCCTTACGCCGGCTTCGTTTGA